The proteins below come from a single Aegilops tauschii subsp. strangulata cultivar AL8/78 chromosome 6, Aet v6.0, whole genome shotgun sequence genomic window:
- the LOC109745876 gene encoding thiosulfate sulfurtransferase 18, with translation MGSLRSSTSAAVESVDAEAACGLLASEQYGYVDVRMWEDFEKGHVAGARNVPYYLSVTPHGKERNPDFVDQVAALHSKEDRFLVGCRSGVRSRLATADLAAAGFANVKNLEGGYLSLLKSTSYPQPQAASHQ, from the exons ATGGGCTCCCTGCGAAGCAGCACGAGCGCGGCGGTGGAGAGCGTGGACGCCGAGGCGGCGTGCGGGCTGCTGGCCTCGGAGCAGTACGGGTACGTGGACGTGCGGATGTGGGAGGACTTCGAAAAGGGCCACGTTGCCGGTGCACGAAACGTGCCCTACTACCTCTCTGTCACGCCCCATGGCAAGGAGCGCAACCCGGACTTCGTCGACCAGGTTGCGGCGCTCCACTCCAAGGAGGACCGGTTCCTTGTTGGCTGCCGCTCTGGGGTCCGGTCCAGGCTCGCCACCGCAGACCTCGCCGCCGCT GGGTTCGCGAACGTGAAGAACCTGGAAGGCGGTTACCTCTCCTTGCTCAAGAGTACCAGTTACCCGCAGCCGCAAGCAGCAAGCCACCAATGA
- the LOC109745875 gene encoding thiosulfate sulfurtransferase 16, chloroplastic, which translates to MGSLGSSDGEKRLPVESVNTEAACALLASEQYGYVDVRMWEDFDRGHVAGARNVPYYLSVNPHGKERNLDFVDQVAALHSTHDRLIVGCRSGVRSRLATADLVAAGFTKVKNLEGGYLSLPKSVSYKQQAALANLH; encoded by the exons ATGGGCTCCCTGGGAAGCAGCGACGGAGAGAAGCGACTGCCGGTGGAGAGCGTGAACACGGAGGCGGCATGCGCACTGCTGGCGTCGGAGCAATACGGGTACGTGGACGTGCGCATGTGGGAGGACTTCGACCGCGGCCATGTCGCCGGCGCGCGCAACGTGCCCTACTACCTTTCCGTCAACCCCCACGGCAAGGAGCGCAACCTGGACTTCGTGGACCAGGTCGCCGCGCTCCACTCGACACATGACCGGCTTATCGTTGGCTGCCGCTCCGGGGTGCGATCCAGGCTCGCCACCGCCGACCTCGTTGCCGCC GGGTTCACGAAGGTGAAGAACCTGGAGGGTGGCTACCTCTCCTTGCCCAAGAGCGTCAGTTACAAGCAGCAGGCAGCACTAGCCAACCTTCACTAG
- the LOC109745881 gene encoding red chlorophyll catabolite reductase, with protein MLRPATCVSVAAPSLPTISRLRCGTAPPLRGRRSSTTVRACMPLVQQEVTLPSTLAHREVAQALAAEAAAAVPLLPSAVPADVADFRNSAGTAVGTLDLRRGAPASSIDFMLHSSLHCKVPNGAIDITSVLIFLNALTDAPHFLMEFIQGSPTSMVVILDLLPRKDLALHPEYLHKYYEHTCLDKQREKIEELPQTRPYRSPSLFVRSACSPTAVSVTIDCGQGGEGTLEEIVCGHLASAVKEVLQIWLHSCARDTSEMEEAEREIMIKRDQAVRLKSIEVDLTANLPRMFGPDVSGHIIAEIRKAFGVQLQEA; from the exons ATGCTCCGGCCAGCGACCTGTGTCTCTGTGGCTGCGCCCTCGCTCCCTACCATCTCCCGCCTCCGCTGCGGCACGGCTCCGCCTCTCAGGGGCAGAAGGTCGAGCACCACCGTGCGCGCGTGCATGCCGCTGGTGCAGCAGGAGGTAACGCTGCCGTCGACGCTGGCGCACCGGGAGGTAGCGCAAGCGCTGGCAGCCGAGGCGGCGGCAGCCGTGCCGCTGCTGCCCTCGGCCGTGCCCGCCGACGTAGCCGACTTCCGGAACAGCGCTGGGACCGCCGTCGGCACGCTGGACTTGCGCCGAGGCGCGCCTGCCTCGTCG ATTGATTTCATGCTGCACTCGTCACTTCACTGCAAAGTCCCAAATGGCGCAATCGACATTACGTCGGTTCTTATTTTCCTAAATGCCTTGACGGATGCACCACATTTCCTCATGGAGTTCATACAAGGCAGCCCAACTTCAATGGTTGTGATTCTTGATCTGCTCCCACGGAAAGACCTCGCTCTCCACCCGGAGTACCTCCACAAGTACTATGAACATACTTGCTTGGACAAGCAACGTGAGAAGATCGAAGAATTGCCACAAACCCGTCCATACCGGTCGCCGTCGCTCTTTGTGCGCAGTGCATGTTCTCCAACAGCGGTGTCGGTCACCATCGACTGCGGGCAAGGAGGGGAGGGTACCTTGGAAGAGATAGTGTGTGGTCATCTGGCATCAGCTGTGAAGGAGGTTCTTCAAATCTGGCTTCATAGTTGCGCTCGTGACACCTCCGAAATGGAAGAGGCCGAAAGGGAGATCATGATCAAGAGGGACCAAGCTGTAAGATTGAAATCAATCGAGGTCGACCTAACTGCAAATTTGCCTAGGATGTTTGGTCCTGATGTGTCTGGCCACATCATTGCTGAAATCCGTAAGGCCTTTGGGGTACAACTACAAGAGGCCTAG